The following are encoded together in the Xiphophorus hellerii strain 12219 chromosome 3, Xiphophorus_hellerii-4.1, whole genome shotgun sequence genome:
- the LOC116717525 gene encoding lysophosphatidylcholine acyltransferase 1 — translation MRLPSSKHFATEGDGKKMDQPPPFRNPFVHVLKFTPLEKAKIGLMTVTLFPIRLLIAAFMMLLAWPFAFLASVGRSETTVEPQCLWRRLVDIILRVIMRIMWFAGGFHWITVKGQRALPREAPIITLAPHSSYFDAIPVTMTMSSIVMKAESKDIPVWGTLIKYIRPVFVSRSDQNSRKKTVEEIKRRAHYGGDWPQVMIFPEGTCTNRSCLITFKPGAFIPGVPVQPVVIRYPNKLDTITWTWQGPGAFKILWLTLCQLHNEFVIEFLPIYTPSEEEKRNPALFAVNVRRVMAKALGVPITDYSFEDCQLAMAEGQLRLPVDTCLLEFAKLVRRLGLKPQNTEKVLQEYGNRARKLEGQKLALEDFAHFLDVPVSDMLRDMFALFDEHEDNSMDIREYVIALSVVCRPAKTLETMKLAFKMFEAEEDSAITESELAVVLKTALGVTHLNVSRLFTAIDVDDTGKITFDKFRGFVEENPDFADDYLHTGSVGPQSGPCQEHHTQTNPSTINLQGTANSKTANGICPDFSPKDQDSSVDALIKKHN, via the exons ATGAGGTTGCCGAGTAGCAAACATTTTGCGACTGAAggagatggaaagaaaatggaCCAACCTCCTCCGTTCAGAAACCCTTTTGTGCACGTCTTGAAATTCACTCCACTGGAAAAGGCAAAG ATTGGATTAATGACGGTGACGCTATTCCCTATTCGTTTGCTCATAGCAGCATTTATGATGCTACTGGCTTGGCCTTTTGCCTTCCTTGCTTCAGTGGGGCGCTCCGAGACCACTGTTGAACCCCAGTGCCTCTGGAGAAG actgGTGGACATCATCCTAAGAGTGATCATGCGGATCATGTGGTTTGCGGGAGGCTTTCACTGGATAACTGTGAAAGGGCAAAGAGCTCTGCCGAGAGAAGCACCCATCATCACCCTGGCACCCCACTCCTCTTACTTTGATGCCATCCCCGTCACAATGACAATGTCCTCGATAGTCATGAAGGCTGAGAGCAAGGATATACCTGTTTGGGGAA ctttgataaaatacattCGGCCGGTGTTCGTATCCCGATCAGACCAGAACTCAAGAAAGAAGACAGTCGAGGAGATCAAGCGGAGAGCTCATTATGGAGGAGATTGGCCTCAA GTCATGATTTTTCCAGAGGGGACCTGCACCAATAGATCCTGCCTCATTACCTTTAAGCCAG gagCTTTTATTCCTGGTGTTCCAGTACAGCCTGTTGTGATTCGCTACCCCAATAAACTG GACACAATCACATGGACGTGGCAAGGACCAGGAGC ttttaaaatcttgtgGCTGACTCTCTGCCAGTTACACAACGAATTTGTGATAGAG TTCCTTCCCATTTACACCCCttcagaggaggagaaaagaaatcCTGCTCTCTTTGCTGTCAATGTGAGACGAGTCATGGCCAA AGCCCTTGGGGTACCTATCACAGATTATTCATTTGAAGACTGCCAGCTGGCGATGGCAGAGGGCCAGCTGAGGCTGCCGGTCGACACCTGTCTGTTGGAGTTTGCCAAGCTTGTCAGGAGACTGGG GCTGAAACCCCAGAACACCGAGAAGGTTTTGCAGGAATACGGGAACAGAGCCAGAAAGCTGGAAGGGCAGAAACTTGCCTTGGAAGACTTTGCTCACTTCCTTGATGTTCCAGTTTCAGATATGCTGCGTGACATGTTTGCTCTTTTCGATGAG catgaAGATAACAGCATGGATATTAGAGAGTATGTCATAGCCTTATCCGTTGTATGCAGACCTGCCAAAACTCTGGAAACGATGAAATTGGCTTTCAAG ATGTTTGAGGCAGAGGAAGACAGTGCCATCACAGAGAGCGAGCTGGCAGTTGTGCTGAAGACGGCTTTAGGAGTGACTCACCTCAACGTGTCCCGTCTGTTTACGGCCATCGACGTCGATGACACGGGGAAGATTACATTTG ATAAGTTCCGAGGTTTTGTGGAGGAGAACCCAGACTTTGCTGATGACTATCTTCACACTGGAAGTGTAGGTCCTCAGAGTGGACCTTGTCAGGAACACCACACCCAGACCAATCCATCGACTATAAACCTGCAAGGCACTGCCAACAGCAAAACAGCCAATGGTATCTGTCCCGACTTCAGCCCTAAAGACCAGGACAGCTCAGTAGATGCACTCATAAAGAAACACAACTGA